The following proteins are co-located in the Pochonia chlamydosporia 170 chromosome 6, whole genome shotgun sequence genome:
- a CDS encoding MFS transporter (similar to Neosartorya fischeri NRRL 181 XP_001262379.1), with protein MAVIDEKQGANSGDAEAGVTKPAHNEQPPIDTKAQKRLIWKQDIRILPLCASIYFLSFLDRSNIGNAKILNSSTHDDMQTATGMTDYQFNIALMVFVVAYAIFEVPSNILLKKLRPSRWLAFLMFCWGALTICLSAGKNFGGVTALRFLLGTFEAGLFPGLVYYLTFWYRHNERSVRVAFILASATLAGAFGGAIAYGIGHINGAHGLRGWQWLFIIEGVPSCVCAVLVFFLLPDYPETASWLSKAEQDLAVQRLVHEGSKGTQPAMTWADAKATLTDWRLYGHYAIYFAISPGFASLSLFSPSIVSGLGYQDLQAQLFTVTPWAVAYVCQLVVAYSADHFNARGLHTAGAATVAAIGFIVSAVLPPTSYSSRYGGLILATSGAFSAIPPLLGWLSSNMYSTAATGLAIAINVSCGGGLGQIPGVWIYKASEKSKGYPTGHWTNAAFQIFVAVASVGLWMFYRLKNRKLSEEARRNGVEATLFKL; from the exons ATGGCTGTAATTGACGAGAAACAAGGCGCAAACAGCGGTGATGCCGAAGCGGGAGTCACCAAACCT GCTCACAATGAACAACCCCCCATCGATACCAAAGCCCAGAAAAGACTCATCTGGAAGCAAGATATCCGAATACTACCCCTTTGCGCATCAATTTACTTCCTCTCATTTCTCGACCGCTCCAACATCGGCAATGCCAAGATCCTCAACTCATCCACCCACGATGACATGCAGACCGCCACAGGCATGACGGACTACCAATTCAACATTGCACTGATGGTATTCGTCGTTGCATACGCCATATTCGAAGTCCCCTCCAACATCTTGCTGAAAAAGCTGCGTCCCAGCCGATGGCTGGCATTTCTGATGTTTTGCTGGGGCGCTCTAACTATTTGCTTAAGCGCGGGGAAGAACTTTGGCGGTGTAACTGCGTTGAGATTCCTTCTCGGGACGTTTGAAGCGGGTTTGTTCCCGGGATTAGTGTACTATTTGACATTTTGGTATAGACATAATGAACGGAGTGTTAG GGTGGCTTTTATTCTTGCCTCGGCTACGTTGGCTGGTGCT TTTGGGGGAGCAATTGCCTACGGAATAGGCCACATCAACGGTGCCCATGGTCTTCGCGGCTGGCAATGGCTCTTCATCATCGAGGGCGTGCCTTCGTGCGTTTGCGCCGTCctcgttttcttcctccTACCCGATTACCCCGAGACAGCGAGCTGGCTTAGCAAGGCGGAACAAGATCTCGCTGTGCAAAGACTTGTACACGAGGGCAGTAAGGGAACACAACCAGCTATGACATGGGCTGATGCCAAGGCTACCCTGACGGATTGGCGACTGTACGGCCATTACGCCATCTACTTTGCCATCAGTCCTGGCTTTGCGAGCTTGAGTTTGTTTTCGCCATCGATTGTATCAGGGCTGGGGTATCAGGACCTCCAAGCCCAGCTATTTACAGTTACACCATGGGCAGTTGCTTATG TTTGCCAACTAGTAGTCGCATATTCAGCAGACCACTTCAATGCCCGCGGCTTACACACCGCGGGAGCAGCAACCGTCGCCGCGATAGGCTTCATTGTTTCAGCTGTCCTGCCCCCGACGTCTTATTCATCAAGATACGGCGGCCTTATCCTCGCTACGTCCGGCGCGTTTTCAGCCATCCCTCCTCTTCTGGGTTGGCTTTCGTCGAATATGTACAGCACAGCAGCTACGGGACTAGCTATCGCCATCAATGTCAGCTGCGGCGGAGGGTTGGGCCAGATTCCTGGTGTTTGGATATACAAGGCGAGCGAAAAGAGCAAGGGATATCCCACAGGGCACTGGACGAATGCCGCCTTTCAGAtatttgttgctgttgcctctgTTGGATTATGGATGTTTTATCGGCTCAAAAATAGGAAGTTGAGTGAAGAGGCACGGAGGAATGGCGTCGAGGCGACGCTCTTCAAACTGTGA